Proteins encoded together in one Dehalogenimonas sp. THU2 window:
- a CDS encoding ABC transporter permease, translating to MSPIVWKLLGRGLTLLGVLVIVLLMVVVSLGATGFSDRMLQSTVNEEVRALRTTLSQTIRDPDELEQAVAQRREQLEAFYHLDREWYYRLPDTVARVITFDLGEARTLRSTDGSARVVDIVAERLGNTIFLITTATVLTSILGLLIGPRLASRAGTRLDRISCLVLAVSYALPAWWVGIFFVLIFAFEWGFFPYGGLVSAPPPDGTLARLADMAWHAALPIAAMVIVSFGSWAYAVRTMVLNTAQEPFVTVGRAKGLPQNLIERRYVLRAAAPPIVTSLILGLAGSLGGAILTETVFNWPGMGRLYYDAILAADETVIVALTFVFTLIYLFARFVLEVLYLWLDPRIRYT from the coding sequence ATGTCGCCGATAGTCTGGAAATTGCTGGGGCGCGGCCTCACCCTATTGGGCGTGCTCGTCATCGTGCTACTTATGGTGGTGGTGTCGCTGGGAGCCACCGGCTTTTCCGACCGCATGCTCCAGTCGACGGTGAACGAAGAAGTGCGGGCGCTGCGCACCACCCTGTCGCAAACCATCCGCGACCCCGATGAACTCGAACAGGCGGTTGCCCAGCGAAGAGAGCAACTGGAGGCTTTCTACCACCTGGATCGGGAGTGGTATTACCGGCTGCCGGATACGGTGGCTCGAGTGATCACCTTCGATCTTGGTGAAGCCCGGACGCTGAGAAGCACCGATGGCTCCGCCCGGGTGGTCGATATAGTCGCCGAGCGCCTGGGTAATACCATCTTCCTGATCACCACCGCCACCGTGCTCACCTCCATCCTGGGACTCCTGATCGGACCCCGTCTGGCTTCCCGTGCCGGGACAAGACTGGACCGTATCTCCTGCCTGGTTTTAGCTGTGTCATATGCCCTGCCCGCCTGGTGGGTAGGCATCTTCTTCGTCCTCATCTTCGCCTTCGAATGGGGATTCTTTCCTTATGGCGGGTTGGTATCGGCGCCGCCGCCTGACGGGACGCTGGCACGGTTGGCCGATATGGCCTGGCATGCTGCGCTGCCGATCGCGGCTATGGTCATCGTCTCGTTCGGTTCATGGGCATATGCCGTGCGCACCATGGTCCTGAACACTGCCCAGGAACCCTTCGTCACTGTCGGCCGGGCTAAAGGATTGCCGCAGAATTTGATAGAGCGGCGTTACGTCCTGCGGGCGGCGGCGCCACCCATCGTGACAAGCCTCATCCTGGGCCTCGCGGGCTCATTGGGTGGCGCCATCCTGACCGAAACGGTATTCAACTGGCCAGGCATGGGGAGACTGTATTACGACGCCATCCTGGCGGCTGACGAGACGGTCATCGTCGCCCTGACCTTCGTTTTCACCCTGATTTACCTTTTCGCCCGTTTCGTATTGGAAGTGCTCTACCTCTGGCTGGACCCCAGGATCAGATACACGTGA
- a CDS encoding ABC transporter ATP-binding protein, which yields MTAELELQNVTMDFKSRKSLFHSSIVRAVDGASVSLRPGETLGIVGESGSGKTTLARIALRLLKPTGGTVLFNGEDITQRPEKELKELRRKVQGIFQDPFASLDPFMNIGQILEEPLIIHRLGTTAERREAAAIALEEVKLRPAKDYLGGFTHLLSGGQRQRVAIARALLLKPEYIVADEPVSMIDASSRAEILSLFSELQKSHHLGFLYITHDIATAGYFCHRIVVMYLGRIVESGPAKDVIRTPRHPYTRALIGAIPTPDPQNRFRERSVIPLETTLAEVNGCAFYPRCPDAKPGLCESTKPSPVEVSEGHWVECLRV from the coding sequence ATGACGGCGGAACTGGAACTGCAAAACGTGACCATGGACTTCAAATCCCGGAAGTCGCTGTTTCACTCGTCCATCGTCCGGGCGGTCGACGGGGCGAGCGTTTCGTTAAGGCCGGGAGAGACTCTAGGTATCGTCGGTGAATCCGGTTCCGGCAAGACGACGTTGGCCCGGATAGCCTTGCGTCTGTTAAAACCCACCGGCGGAACCGTCCTGTTCAATGGCGAAGACATCACCCAACGGCCGGAAAAAGAACTTAAAGAACTCCGGCGCAAGGTTCAAGGCATTTTCCAAGACCCCTTCGCCTCACTCGACCCGTTCATGAACATCGGCCAGATCCTGGAAGAGCCGTTGATCATTCACCGCCTCGGTACCACCGCGGAACGCCGGGAAGCGGCGGCTATAGCCCTCGAGGAGGTGAAGCTTCGGCCGGCTAAAGACTACCTGGGCGGCTTCACCCATCTCCTTTCCGGAGGCCAGCGTCAGAGGGTGGCTATCGCTCGGGCGTTGTTGCTCAAACCGGAATATATCGTCGCCGATGAGCCGGTATCGATGATCGACGCATCAAGCCGGGCCGAGATATTGTCCCTCTTCTCCGAACTCCAGAAGAGCCATCATTTAGGGTTTCTGTATATCACCCACGACATCGCTACTGCCGGATATTTTTGCCACCGAATCGTCGTAATGTACCTGGGGCGGATAGTGGAATCCGGTCCCGCCAAAGATGTTATCCGCACGCCGCGGCACCCGTACACCCGGGCTCTCATCGGCGCCATACCCACGCCCGACCCGCAAAACCGTTTCCGCGAACGCTCCGTAATACCCCTGGAGACGACTCTCGCGGAGGTCAATGGATGTGCGTTTTATCCCCGCTGCCCTGACGCCAAGCCCGGGCTTTGCGAGTCTACCAAACCGTCGCCGGTCGAGGTGTCCGAGGGGCATTGGGTGGAGTGCTTAAGAGTATAA
- a CDS encoding ABC transporter substrate-binding protein, with the protein MYKRERLAGRVFSIVLSLGLALSFLLSPVVAYTPPHSKPGPAADKLIFKAFNVDIAAAALAKGEMDMYIYSLKTLAAQDLATNQNIAMYQAPATSIGLVLNPAPAPDGQFNPFSIKTIRFALNQIIDRNYIAQQIYHGSALPMVSHLSSGDYDYRAINSMIYEMNLGYQPEQAKATIAAEMQKAGCTLVNNLWNYQGKPIELKFIVRTEDERRVVGDTIAAELTKLGFTARVVYQQFAQAINIVYSQDPGLLQWHLYTEGWSKGSADKYDAGLINQMYAPWLGNMPGWQEQGFWQYQNSQLDELGKKIYMGTFTSVSQRDDLYKQMTKLAMEDAVRLWVVTGINNFAAKSVMDGVTQDIAAGPRSIFTLREAYVPGQSTLTIGNQWVWTERSTWNPVGGFGDAYSSDIWRNMVDPPLINHPFTGLPVSYRASYSVETSGPAGTLSIPADAFRWDADKGRFASVGASAKATSKVVFDYSKYFQSKWHNGQQIEMADLVYAIYQSFDMVYNKNKSAIEFAAATTSKPVLDTFKGFRIIDANKIEVYVDYWHFVPDYIASYAVPASLSMPWEMLAAMDNLVFEKRQGAYSDTAAARFNVDWLSLVNNNHAIKVKNVLTGFINSSYVPNLIFDTPQTRVSFASAQARYQADIAFFNSYGNLAISNGPFKLVRFESGAQYAELEAFRDPGYPFKPGDKFLGTANLVDIKEVSSGKLEPGKTADISVELTGDGKLAVDYCLVDPSSNRVLKSGQAQGSGTKFSVNLSASDTQNLSKGIYHLYLLAYSDTVSLVTERRVDVDMAGGGIIAPPEQSNGTNDNGGGSGGISPILIVIPVALLVGSGLVMLIMKGAKPKKS; encoded by the coding sequence ATGTACAAGCGAGAACGCCTGGCGGGACGAGTATTCTCCATAGTCTTGAGTCTGGGATTGGCCTTGTCTTTCCTGTTGTCTCCGGTAGTAGCCTACACTCCGCCGCACTCAAAGCCCGGCCCGGCAGCCGACAAGCTCATTTTCAAAGCCTTTAATGTTGACATCGCCGCGGCTGCTCTGGCAAAGGGCGAGATGGACATGTATATCTATTCACTGAAGACGCTTGCTGCCCAGGACCTGGCTACAAACCAGAATATCGCCATGTACCAGGCACCGGCCACTTCGATCGGCCTGGTGCTTAACCCAGCTCCGGCGCCGGACGGCCAGTTTAACCCTTTCTCCATCAAAACTATCCGTTTCGCTTTAAACCAGATCATCGACCGCAATTACATCGCCCAGCAGATCTACCATGGCTCGGCGTTACCGATGGTCTCCCATCTGAGTTCAGGCGACTATGATTACCGCGCCATCAACTCCATGATCTACGAGATGAACCTGGGGTACCAACCGGAGCAGGCCAAGGCGACGATCGCCGCCGAGATGCAGAAGGCCGGTTGCACCCTGGTCAATAACCTCTGGAATTACCAGGGTAAACCCATCGAGCTTAAATTCATCGTGCGCACGGAGGACGAACGACGGGTAGTGGGCGATACCATCGCCGCTGAATTGACCAAGCTCGGTTTTACCGCCAGGGTCGTTTATCAGCAGTTTGCCCAGGCCATCAATATCGTCTACTCTCAAGACCCCGGCTTGTTGCAATGGCATCTTTATACCGAAGGCTGGAGCAAAGGTTCTGCTGATAAATACGATGCCGGCCTGATCAACCAGATGTATGCCCCATGGCTGGGCAATATGCCCGGCTGGCAGGAACAGGGGTTCTGGCAGTATCAGAACTCTCAACTGGATGAACTGGGCAAGAAGATCTATATGGGAACCTTCACCTCTGTCTCTCAGCGCGACGACCTGTACAAACAGATGACCAAACTGGCTATGGAAGATGCCGTCAGGTTGTGGGTTGTCACCGGGATCAATAATTTCGCCGCCAAGTCAGTAATGGATGGCGTTACCCAGGATATCGCTGCCGGTCCGCGCTCTATCTTCACCCTGCGGGAAGCGTACGTACCCGGCCAGTCCACGCTGACCATCGGCAACCAGTGGGTCTGGACCGAGCGCTCCACCTGGAATCCGGTGGGCGGCTTCGGTGACGCATATTCATCCGACATCTGGCGCAATATGGTCGATCCCCCGCTCATCAATCACCCATTCACCGGTCTGCCCGTCTCTTACCGGGCAAGCTATTCGGTCGAAACTTCCGGTCCGGCTGGCACCCTCAGTATCCCGGCTGACGCTTTCAGATGGGACGCCGACAAAGGACGATTCGCTTCTGTCGGGGCAAGCGCCAAGGCCACCAGCAAGGTCGTTTTCGATTACTCCAAGTACTTCCAGTCGAAGTGGCACAACGGCCAGCAGATAGAGATGGCCGACCTGGTCTATGCTATCTATCAGAGCTTCGACATGGTCTATAATAAAAACAAATCCGCCATTGAATTCGCCGCCGCCACCACTTCCAAGCCGGTTCTGGATACTTTCAAAGGATTCAGGATCATCGATGCCAATAAGATCGAGGTTTATGTCGACTACTGGCACTTCGTGCCAGACTACATCGCCTCCTACGCCGTGCCGGCTTCCCTGTCCATGCCATGGGAGATGCTGGCGGCCATGGACAACCTCGTCTTCGAAAAAAGGCAGGGAGCCTATTCCGATACCGCCGCTGCGCGTTTCAACGTCGACTGGCTGTCACTGGTCAACAACAACCATGCTATCAAAGTGAAAAACGTTCTGACCGGTTTCATCAACTCCAGCTATGTGCCTAACCTGATCTTCGACACTCCGCAAACCAGGGTAAGTTTCGCCTCGGCTCAGGCACGTTACCAAGCAGACATCGCCTTCTTCAACAGCTACGGCAATCTGGCCATCTCCAACGGGCCGTTCAAGCTGGTGAGGTTCGAATCCGGCGCCCAATACGCCGAATTGGAAGCGTTCCGTGATCCGGGTTACCCCTTTAAGCCCGGCGATAAGTTCCTTGGCACCGCAAACCTGGTGGATATCAAAGAAGTTTCCTCCGGCAAGCTGGAACCGGGCAAGACAGCTGACATCAGCGTCGAACTGACCGGGGACGGTAAGCTGGCCGTGGATTATTGTTTGGTAGACCCATCCAGTAACAGGGTACTCAAGAGCGGCCAGGCCCAGGGCAGCGGCACAAAGTTCAGCGTTAATCTTTCCGCCTCCGATACCCAGAACCTGTCCAAAGGCATTTATCATCTCTACCTGCTCGCGTACAGCGACACGGTGTCGCTGGTGACTGAACGACGGGTGGATGTGGACATGGCCGGCGGCGGTATCATCGCCCCACCCGAACAGAGCAACGGTACAAACGATAACGGTGGCGGAAGCGGCGGAATATCGCCGATTCTCATCGTCATTCCTGTAGCTCTACTGGTCGGCAGTGGTCTGGTCATGCTGATCATGAAGGGGGCCAAACCTAAAAAGTCATAA
- a CDS encoding ABC transporter ATP-binding protein has translation MALLEVSDLRISYQTGEGLLTAVGGVSFDISEGETLAVVGESGAGKSSLSLGLMRLLPRNAAPTQGKFILDDIDCLGLSEEEFRKQVRWQKLSMVFQGAMDSLHPVRRVGDQIAEPLLLDGKTGKVAASERVAELLSLVRLPPETSRRYPHELSGGMKQRIMIAMALTCSPKLVILDEPTSALDVIIQAQIMNLLKQLKRDLKLGGLFITHDLALASDLADRIAVMYAGEFVEIGSAEQVLTSPRHPYTKKLLGSIPLLSGDIRPEFIPGSPPKMMDPPAGCYFSPRCPDVCGECAVHPELEVCDSGQQTRCHLARSK, from the coding sequence ATGGCACTGCTTGAAGTCAGCGATCTCAGGATCAGCTATCAGACCGGTGAAGGGCTTTTAACTGCCGTCGGTGGCGTGTCTTTCGATATAAGCGAAGGTGAAACGCTGGCGGTTGTCGGAGAATCAGGCGCAGGCAAGAGTTCATTGTCGCTGGGATTGATGCGCCTGCTGCCGCGCAACGCCGCACCAACTCAAGGCAAGTTCATCCTGGATGACATCGACTGTCTCGGCCTTTCCGAGGAGGAGTTCCGTAAACAGGTGCGCTGGCAAAAACTGTCTATGGTTTTTCAGGGAGCCATGGACTCACTGCATCCGGTAAGAAGGGTGGGCGACCAGATCGCCGAGCCGCTGCTCCTCGACGGCAAGACCGGTAAAGTCGCGGCGTCGGAGCGAGTCGCCGAACTCCTAAGCCTGGTGCGCCTGCCGCCCGAGACGTCCCGCCGCTACCCCCACGAGCTGTCCGGCGGTATGAAACAAAGGATCATGATCGCCATGGCCCTGACCTGTTCACCTAAACTTGTCATCCTCGATGAACCAACCTCCGCCCTGGATGTGATCATCCAGGCGCAAATAATGAACCTGCTGAAACAGCTCAAACGCGATTTGAAACTCGGTGGCTTATTCATCACCCACGACCTGGCTCTGGCCTCCGATCTGGCTGACCGGATCGCCGTGATGTACGCCGGGGAATTCGTCGAGATCGGCAGTGCCGAACAGGTGCTCACTTCGCCACGCCATCCTTATACGAAAAAGCTGCTGGGCAGCATCCCTCTGTTATCCGGTGATATCCGCCCGGAATTCATTCCGGGTTCGCCTCCCAAGATGATGGACCCACCCGCCGGCTGCTACTTTTCACCGCGCTGCCCTGACGTCTGCGGCGAATGCGCCGTCCATCCTGAACTTGAAGTCTGCGACAGCGGACAGCAAACCCGCTGTCACCTGGCGAGGTCCAAATGA
- a CDS encoding ABC transporter permease — MKPKDILRTLLKSWVGRAGAAFLGSMLLISIYVIATYPLDFGKSVWNNPVYWSDYPQSAPPAWTNFFSAAEKVEHTIFTANEPDDIIIDDTERYLVYHFNLDYIYNEFPAFTSFSLSGVNFSDRSPTLSLSIVRPDGKEVLLLRHIVPGPAAGETPPFTRYTETPFRVYLSGDQSVAYNVRDFAGTELGLSMTLAEVQQKPEAFIFGQPDGQGGLIPLPGEYRIDITALTYGPADSIAEVKYVLGGTVYGLMGTDSLGRDLATGLLFGFPVALLIGVVTSVFITFIGTATGIVSGYVGGRTDTFIQRLCDVLANVPLLPILIFLAFIIGQKLWLVIFVMVIFGWPGLTIITRSMVLQHASSQLVEATRALGASPSRIMFRHVLFQIGPFVLSQMIFATPGAILAEAGLSFLGLGDPSVPTWGQILESGFSTGAVYVGYWWWVLPPGLLVVFAAMTFVLLALGFEPVVNPKLRQHGTA; from the coding sequence ATGAAACCTAAAGACATATTACGGACTTTATTGAAAAGCTGGGTGGGTCGCGCCGGGGCTGCCTTCCTGGGCTCCATGCTGCTTATTTCGATTTATGTGATCGCCACCTACCCGCTCGACTTCGGTAAAAGCGTCTGGAATAATCCGGTCTACTGGTCGGACTACCCGCAGAGCGCGCCGCCGGCCTGGACCAACTTCTTCTCCGCCGCGGAAAAAGTGGAACACACCATTTTCACCGCGAACGAGCCGGATGATATTATCATCGATGATACGGAACGTTACCTGGTTTATCATTTCAATCTAGATTATATATACAACGAATTCCCCGCCTTCACTTCTTTTTCCCTCTCGGGTGTCAATTTCAGCGACCGGTCACCAACACTTTCACTGTCTATCGTTCGCCCTGACGGCAAAGAGGTATTGCTGCTGCGCCATATCGTGCCCGGCCCCGCTGCTGGTGAAACCCCGCCTTTCACACGCTATACCGAAACGCCTTTCCGGGTCTATCTCTCCGGCGACCAGTCAGTCGCCTACAACGTCCGTGATTTCGCCGGTACCGAACTGGGGCTGTCAATGACACTGGCCGAAGTGCAACAAAAACCAGAGGCCTTCATTTTCGGGCAACCCGACGGCCAGGGGGGTCTCATACCCCTGCCGGGCGAATACCGCATCGATATCACGGCTTTGACCTACGGTCCGGCCGATTCGATCGCCGAGGTGAAATACGTTCTCGGCGGTACGGTTTACGGTCTAATGGGCACCGACTCGCTGGGGCGCGACCTGGCCACGGGGCTGCTCTTCGGCTTCCCGGTGGCTCTTCTCATCGGCGTGGTGACCAGTGTGTTCATCACCTTCATAGGCACGGCAACCGGTATCGTCTCCGGTTACGTCGGCGGCCGCACCGATACATTCATCCAGCGCCTGTGCGACGTCCTGGCTAATGTGCCCCTTCTGCCCATATTGATATTTTTAGCCTTCATTATCGGCCAGAAGTTATGGCTTGTCATCTTCGTCATGGTCATATTCGGTTGGCCGGGACTGACCATCATCACCCGGAGCATGGTGCTGCAGCACGCTTCTTCCCAGTTGGTGGAAGCCACCCGGGCACTGGGAGCCAGCCCCAGCAGGATCATGTTCCGCCATGTCCTGTTTCAGATCGGCCCATTCGTCCTGTCGCAGATGATCTTCGCCACCCCCGGCGCCATCCTGGCCGAGGCGGGACTATCTTTCCTGGGTTTAGGCGATCCCTCCGTCCCCACCTGGGGCCAGATTCTTGAAAGCGGCTTTTCCACCGGCGCCGTCTACGTGGGTTACTGGTGGTGGGTGCTGCCGCCCGGCCTCCTGGTGGTCTTTGCCGCTATGACGTTCGTCCTCCTGGCGCTTGGATTCGAACCTGTAGTCAACCCGAAGCTGAGGCAACATGGCACTGCTTGA
- a CDS encoding ABC transporter ATP-binding protein produces the protein MNEFLKVEDLKLHYRTENGIVRAVDGVSLEIEKAGQALALIGESGCGKSSLGLALMRLVPGNAVEFSGKVWLDGRELFSLTDTEFRREYRWRKIAWVPQNTKGSLDPFYKIEAQFEEIFKTHGVAVTAEEIRKHMATVGLSMDKGKAIPDRLSGGEIQRVCIALAVALKPALIILDEPTSALDPSLKGQIISLLGDLKQKYASSYVFITHDINQASSICEWFAVLYAGHIVEKGSREDVLRSPLHPYTRKLLDCIAVFASESGPKFIPGEPPRLTEVTAGCPFTPRCEIAGAECREKVPVLEDKGGGHFVACFNA, from the coding sequence ATGAACGAGTTTTTGAAGGTCGAGGACCTGAAGCTGCATTACCGGACGGAAAACGGTATCGTGCGGGCGGTGGATGGGGTTTCCCTGGAAATAGAAAAGGCGGGGCAGGCCCTGGCGCTGATAGGTGAGTCCGGTTGCGGTAAATCCAGCCTGGGTCTGGCTCTGATGCGGCTGGTGCCGGGTAACGCGGTTGAGTTTTCCGGAAAGGTGTGGCTGGACGGCCGGGAATTGTTTTCTTTAACGGATACCGAATTTCGCCGGGAGTACCGCTGGCGCAAGATCGCCTGGGTTCCCCAGAATACAAAGGGCTCACTCGATCCCTTCTATAAGATAGAGGCTCAATTTGAAGAAATTTTCAAGACCCACGGTGTCGCAGTTACCGCGGAAGAAATCCGGAAACATATGGCCACGGTGGGGCTTTCCATGGATAAGGGCAAGGCAATTCCCGACAGGTTGAGCGGAGGAGAGATTCAAAGGGTTTGCATTGCCCTCGCTGTTGCGTTGAAGCCGGCTTTGATCATCCTCGACGAACCTACTTCGGCGTTGGATCCCAGTTTGAAGGGTCAGATCATCTCACTGCTGGGGGACCTGAAACAGAAATATGCCTCATCTTACGTATTCATTACCCATGACATCAACCAGGCAAGCTCTATCTGTGAATGGTTTGCCGTTCTCTATGCCGGACATATCGTGGAAAAAGGCAGCCGGGAGGACGTTTTACGGTCGCCGTTGCACCCTTACACCCGCAAACTGCTGGATTGCATCGCGGTCTTTGCCTCAGAAAGCGGGCCGAAGTTTATCCCCGGCGAACCTCCCAGGTTAACCGAGGTGACCGCGGGCTGCCCTTTCACGCCCAGGTGCGAGATTGCCGGCGCTGAATGCAGAGAGAAAGTGCCAGTCCTGGAGGATAAAGGCGGGGGGCATTTCGTGGCCTGTTTCAATGCCTGA
- a CDS encoding ABC transporter permease has protein sequence MLVVIASAAIFADLLPLKDPLAQDAFGRLLPPGEGFFFGTDNFGRDVFSRIVYGSRSSLYIAIVSVTLGTLIGTVVGTVSAYRGGWVDSLLQRITDALLGFPVLVLAIILVVALRPSANTVMIAIAVGITPQMVRLARSRSLSIKEETFILTARAQGVSSPRIVFKHVLPHAFSPILAYATGYVGIALIAESALNFLGLGVPPPSPTWGGILQESRSYMEAAPWLAVFPGLVLSLTAFSFVFLGDAIRDRLDPRARYSPNNRG, from the coding sequence ATGTTGGTAGTGATTGCCTCGGCGGCGATATTCGCCGATTTGCTCCCGCTCAAGGATCCCCTTGCGCAGGATGCGTTCGGCCGTCTATTGCCACCAGGAGAGGGGTTCTTCTTCGGCACCGATAACTTCGGGCGGGACGTATTCAGCCGTATCGTTTACGGTTCGAGATCGTCACTATATATCGCCATTGTTTCGGTCACCCTGGGTACGCTGATAGGGACTGTCGTTGGAACGGTTTCAGCGTATCGGGGAGGTTGGGTCGATTCGCTACTGCAAAGAATTACGGATGCCCTGTTAGGGTTCCCAGTTCTGGTGCTGGCGATTATCCTGGTGGTGGCTTTGAGACCGTCCGCTAATACGGTGATGATTGCCATCGCCGTGGGAATAACACCTCAAATGGTGAGACTGGCCAGATCCCGTTCGTTATCGATCAAGGAAGAAACTTTTATTCTTACGGCGCGGGCTCAAGGCGTGTCATCGCCTCGTATCGTTTTCAAACATGTCTTGCCGCATGCGTTTTCTCCCATTCTTGCTTATGCGACCGGTTATGTGGGCATAGCTTTGATAGCTGAATCTGCTCTAAACTTTCTCGGCCTGGGCGTTCCCCCGCCCAGCCCCACCTGGGGGGGTATACTTCAGGAAAGCCGGTCTTACATGGAGGCCGCGCCCTGGCTGGCGGTTTTCCCCGGACTGGTCTTGAGCCTGACCGCGTTCAGTTTTGTATTCCTGGGTGACGCCATTCGTGACCGGTTGGATCCTAGGGCAAGATACTCTCCAAACAACAGAGGTTGA
- a CDS encoding ABC transporter permease gives MIVFMAMHLLPGDIVDLIAGDVITSAEVKEALREELGLNDPLVVQYGRWALSMLKGDFGGQSLFSGQSIGDLLARQLPVTLLLAVYTVILSFVAAVSLGILAALKQNCWQDYFLRLIALPGQALPNFWLALLLLLGLMLLFRWSPPLVYTHPWENPWNHLQIIFLPVLLLVWEFGSHILRVTRASVLGTMQEDHIIAARAKGLSENQIIVKHALRAAAAPIITVMGLQFGVLLGGTMILESVFGLPGIGRGLVQAALARDFPVVQSYVIVVVFAILLVNLIVDVLYRALDPRISNGQPGEVKLLTSF, from the coding sequence ATCATCGTCTTTATGGCGATGCACCTATTGCCGGGAGACATCGTCGACCTGATCGCGGGAGACGTTATCACCAGCGCAGAGGTGAAAGAAGCCTTAAGGGAAGAATTAGGCCTTAACGATCCCCTGGTCGTTCAGTACGGGAGATGGGCATTGAGCATGCTCAAGGGAGACTTTGGCGGGCAATCCCTTTTTTCCGGACAATCTATCGGGGATCTGCTGGCTCGGCAGCTTCCCGTCACTCTGCTTTTAGCCGTCTACACTGTGATTCTGTCTTTTGTTGCGGCGGTATCGCTGGGGATTTTAGCGGCTTTGAAGCAAAACTGCTGGCAGGATTACTTCTTGAGACTGATTGCCCTGCCCGGTCAGGCATTACCTAATTTCTGGCTGGCTCTTTTATTACTTCTCGGATTGATGCTCTTATTCCGTTGGTCCCCGCCGCTGGTTTATACCCATCCCTGGGAGAACCCCTGGAACCATTTGCAGATAATCTTCCTACCCGTGCTGCTTTTAGTTTGGGAATTCGGGTCGCATATATTACGGGTGACACGTGCCAGCGTGCTTGGAACCATGCAGGAGGATCACATTATCGCCGCACGCGCCAAAGGATTGTCGGAGAACCAGATCATCGTCAAGCATGCGCTCCGTGCAGCCGCAGCCCCGATCATCACCGTCATGGGTTTACAGTTTGGTGTCCTGCTTGGCGGCACCATGATTTTGGAATCTGTCTTTGGTTTACCTGGTATAGGCCGGGGACTAGTGCAGGCTGCCTTAGCCCGGGATTTTCCGGTGGTCCAGAGTTACGTCATCGTCGTGGTGTTCGCGATACTTCTCGTGAACCTGATCGTGGACGTGTTGTACAGGGCTCTTGATCCCCGTATTTCAAACGGCCAGCCCGGGGAGGTGAAGCTATTAACAAGCTTTTAG